The genomic DNA attgttatttggatggagagttgtctcattggcactcacaccacatcttcctatatctatttgtatatatgccaattcatttgtttttttacagtgattaagattataccACAGTGTTGATTGATTTTCGTCTATTTTATGACATTGTTACCTATTAtgtatatttgtctttttcacaCAATGTTGTCAATAGAATttaattttatgcgactgtcaaacaagtgagaggttgaTCTAGATTTaataaccaggtttaattcaccatttcctacttaagaaaatgcctgtaccaagtcaggaatatgataattttcatccattcgtttgatgtgtttgagcttttgaaattttcaattgattactgaatttccgttttgaattttcctcggaggtTCGTATTGTtggttattgtttttatttttacataaccCTTCCCTGAGAAGAGGAGTTGGTGCTAAAAACCTTGTTTAATCCCGTCACAATCTGAATGTGCCTGTCAAGGTCTAGAGATTGTGTATAAGTAGTTGTGATTGATATGTataaagaaaacagtagtatatatACCGCTGATTAAATGTCttgaattgaaaacaaatctggtttaaaactaaaactgaaaagaatataaatgtaaaaaaaaaaataatggatcCAACCCATGGGTCTTTCGAAGGATACGTACAATGTACCTTTTTCAAGACAAGTCTATGAAACTCAAATACACAACCTGTCGCGATCGGGCGTGTTTAAACAACgttatttgaaacaaacagaacacaatataatatattatacataCGTTCTAAAACAAATAACACAATTGCAGAGCTATTTTCAGACAAATGGAAATCAAAGACTTTTCATATAAATTAGTTATTTAGATCTTCTCTGTTTAAAAGTCTTTCACTTTTTGggaatattaattattatttcccCTGTTTTACCTTTTCCACATGAGTTTTATTTCGATTTTGCAATATGTACACGCAGTAGGTTCAAGtcagtcttttgtttttctatttttattaaatctttGAACATATGATTGGATTACAGttttgaatttcgatttttgtCAGCagtgttttcatttaaaatgagGAACATTCAAGCTCATAAATTGGTTTATTGTGTGAAGAAAAAATACCTCGTTTAttatatgaaattcaaaacTCGTCCCATTCACAGAGGCGAAATATTAGTGCAACAGTATTTCTATGTGAAATACTTCAATCATTAGTCTTAGCCATCCAAACATtccaaaaatacattttaaaatctgttatattcatagaaaaacaacaaatatcaCTGAATTTGTTACACATACATTAGGAATGAATCCTGCAATCGACCTTATAACTACCATACAAATGCAAGTGTACTGATTAAATGAATACAAaacgtatatatcatgtatagaATACATTTATAATCTTCCTGCATCCTTCTTCTGTTGTGAGCGAACGGTAATAATTGAATTACTAGAATTTAGGGTTGACATTGCAGTTCGCGTTTTAGACTGAGTTAATTTCACTTATTAACAAATTCAACTTTTGagatgttaaaaaatatatactaatgtcagttaaaacatgtttaacactgtTCTCGCTTCGTAAACAGGAGAcccagttattttttttttatacaataaaattgagaattgaaatgaggaatgtgtcaaagagacaacaaaccgatcAAAGAGCGGATAACAGACGAAGGAGACAAATGGTTCTCCAGTACATCGATATGAGTCTGCTCCGGACGCGTGCTTTAGCTAGCCCATAAACAAAAAGGtgcactagttcagtgataatggaggTCAAACATATctccgaaatatataaaagaaactaacattaaaaatcataaaaatgtacaaaaattgtCCTCATTTGTAGActataattgattattttaatgGTTAAGTGTATTATAAATATCAAGTCTCAGTGAAATAGGTGTATATATACGTTGGCCGGATACGTGACTTTAGAAGTACAACTCATGTATCTACGTTTAACCAAAAAACCGCATGTTTTGTTCATTTGaatcaaattacattttttacgTGGCTCGTTATTTATACATCTCGCTGTGGTTTTATTGTGCTATGGTCATTTTTTGTGATCATGTCTTACGTTTTTGCTTATCTACTTTGTTTTGTGTATAGAGTGTcgttttttctttttgatttcattttggTTACCAAAGTTAATTTTACTCACACGTTGATGTCAATGTAATAGGTTTGACATACAAATTACAAGTTAAGCTTGTTATACAGCTAGGtgtaatccatcattttctgcATAAGAAAATACCTGGTTCAAAACAGGAATATAAGAGTTGTTTTCCATCAGTTTGATGCGTGtaagcttttaattttgtcttttgagAAAGGACTTTCcgctttgaattttccttggagttttttgttttaatatcattAGAATTTAACGAAAGTGAAGCAAAGTATTCTTTTATTGAGACAACTTATAAAAAGGTTTGAGGTCGAAACGCAGTTTTTTTGGCCAGGTGAATACAATTTTACTCCATGAATTTATATATACGCATGTacttgtacatacatgtataggaAGGACGTGTCTTGGTACAAGGTCAGCAACTGTAATACTGTCATTTACAAATACAGAAGGAAATAGCTTTATTGAATTCATGTACAAGGTCACACACTAAAATATTGTTTGCAAAAATGTCTAGGAGGGAAGATATCGATTGTATACATAAAGCACACGAACGGATAAAACCGTTTGTTCATAAAACACCAATTTATACTAATTCGACATTTAACAATCTGATTGGAAAAGAAGCTTTTTTCAAGTGTGAAAATTTGCAGAAAACTGGATCTTTTAAAGCTAGAGGAGCATTAAATACTGTAAGTTCATGCATGATGACTTGTAATTAATTCACTCTCACAATTCGTCATAATGAACACATTggcatatacatgatataagagGTGTGCATGCGATGCGATAATAGTAATTTAAACCAGAAGAAACGAGAGTTTTGCAACATGCGTAGTCAGAAGTAAAACAAATTCCTTTAAAACCATTCATTCAATAGCAGAAACCCTCTATCAAGCAAAATGTCTGGAATTCTGAGGATGTAGTATTCCATATACATgctctttttataaattgcagCGTTAACACTAAAAAATTGAGAGTTCTGATAAGAAACATTTGAAGTCATCTCTATTTGCAAATGTGATGAAGCTTCCCTATCATATTCAAACTTAAAACGTAATACCTACATTTGTTAAGGATAAAAACCGTATCCTATGACCTCTAATTCATTGGTTCAGGACGGCAAACACATACACAatttttgatatgatttttgttttatctgaaCATATCACCAAACGCGATGTGTTGCATTTCATGACTTGCATATGACTTTATGACTTCAATCAGATGGCAAAAATGTGATGTTAGTTAAATGTGCGTAATTATACGGTATccgtttttattattgttaaagGCCTTATGGTTACCtaaattggcactcataccacatctccttatttgcatatcttttatatataaatatcatgcTAGTTTAGTATATCCTCTATGTAGCCATCTGTATGTTCTGGGAAGGAGTGGGCTAAAAAACATCTCgcaatcaaaataacaaagCCCTTTTTTCGAACTTATtactaaaaaattgaaattttgcattGCATTTCAGATATTGAAACTAAAAGAGCAAACTCCTGATTTAAAAGGAGTCGTAAGTATTAAATTACATTTCTTATTGTATAGTACATTTATGGTTTATAGAAAAAGATCAAAGCTTTATGGTATAGTCTATAGTGTAACAAAGAAAACACGAAAGTGattatttataatacatgtatacattgacctataattacttttttacttttttaaattgttatttagatggagagttgtctcattgacactcacacaccatcttcctatatctgtaaACCTGTAATATTCCATAGAACAAGTGATATAAGAATACATTTTCTACTCAAGGCAAACATGCATAGAAACATCTCCtaactaaacaaaaaaatactgaataaaaaataaaaacacaccGGTCGAGGAAAACTTACACAAATgaatctaaaatatatattttagaaaagcATCTTTTAAATACGCTTGTATATTTTCTTGTAGATGTTGCCAATATATATCAATTGAGCccttaatttaaaacatttttcacaGGTAGCTTATAGTAGTGGCAATCATGGTCTCGCCACAGCATGGGCATCTCGTTTGGCAGAGGTAAAGTGCTCAGTGGTTGTTCCCAAAACGACAAATGAATTCAAAGTCACAGCAATACAAGGTTATGGAGCAGAAGTAGTAACATGTGAATATGATCCTATATCTAGGTTTGTTTTCTAAGACATATATGctagtataaaataaaattgagaatggaaatggggaatgtgtcaaagagacaacaacccgaccaaataaaaaaaaacaacagcagaaggtcaccaacaggtcttcaatgtagcgagaaattcccgcacccggaggcgtccttcagctggcccctaaacaaatatatactagtccagtgataatgaacgacatactaatttccaaatacACCACATGCATGCGCTACGGTTGAtgataacaattaaaacaatatctgaAGTGATAttgcattaatttttatatatattgatacatGGCAGTTACAACATTCTGATTTAGTCTTAAAGTTAAGATACAGCGATCTTTTAAGTTTCTGGAAGCGAAATAAAAAATGGAGAAGATCGatcagtttgtttttattattggtaATCGCAGTTTATTTCGATCAACAGAGTTAACGGTTGCAATTGGTTCACACGAAagatcagatttttttttttgtggaaaaaataatatatgaacGATTGTCAATTAAACGAATCAAACATGTTATTGACGTCATCTTTTCACAAGCAAGTATCACGATTGTTATGGACTATCTGTTTGGCAATTGAACAAGGATATGAACTCATTTTTGCAGCAATGCTACtgtctttatttcttttattgctTTTGACATCAACCAAACGTGATTAGTTACTTGGAAAGGGCATACAGACGATTGCAACTATTGGAACAGAacttatttcaatgttttagcTATGATTGTTTGCATTTCTTTTTCTAATCAGTTGGTgatttttaagttcaaatattttctaatttgtgGTTGTTCAAATTTTTACAGTTATTGTTCTGCCACAATAATCTCATACGTTGGTTTACCTAAGAATAAACGATACAAGAATTAATAGGCAACGTTAGctcatatcaatgataatacATGGAATGGTCATCAATATGTGCAAGAAAATGTTCAACAATATCAAACCGGTTGGCATTACACTAAACATCATCCAAACTGTtggatacattttttgttttattatttaacttttacCAATACATACTTTACCATTAGACTACAGTGATCATACAGAACTTCAgtcatgaaaatataaattcagCACTGCATGAATTATGTCAGAAAAAACCCACTAATAAATTGTCTTAAATTGTAATAAGAACTGGACGGTCATAGCtattaacaatgtttttttaaccTACAATTAGATTAAAAGCCTGTGAAACTATAGCAGCAAATGAAGGATATGAAATAATCCATACTTCTGATCATTATGACATTATACATGGACAGgtaaacaatacatgtaatatgagtAAAAGTAGTTATGggtaataaacaataaaacaattcaaacaatatttttttagttgtcATATCTATActcacagctacttttgcataggtactatttctgtactaaaaaaatgcagtactggaaatttacttttaatatttagtactatttctttactttaaaactattgtaatatttaggtacttgtaatttacagtacttgatttgtactaaatattttggtacagaaattaGACAATAtaccatgtttgaaaatcataactttacgagatttgaaatagaaaaactttcgAAATGCTGCAAATGTAACCATGGTATCGGTagtaaccaaaaatctgtagtatctacatttcaagtacaaataaagtactgtaaaatacaggtacctaaatattacaataattttaaagtaacaaaatagtactgaattttaaaagtagatttccagtacaacaaaattttagtacagaaatagtaacTATACACAAGTAGCTGTGTATACGGCACGCACATCTATGCATATtaaagatataacaaaaatcagcttatagataaaagttatttaaaaatattaaaaaaaaaaaactcccagTAAAATTAAGATTGGAAGCCCTTTATCAAATGCTAAATCTAAAGCTCAagcacatcaaatgaatggaaaacaaatgtcatattttagACATGGTACAGGCTTTCCTTCTATAGTAAATGAGTATATCATTACAGTGACTTATAATTAATGACACTCTTGTTcattgattttattgttttcctTCAAAGGTCAAACTTTTCTTTGGATACATAGAATTCCATATCATTTTCAATGACAGCATtactaaaagaaataaaaacgcAACAGAGATACCAGCCATGTAATTGTGctcgccagacgcgcgtgtcgtcttcaaaagattcaccagtgacgctcgtatagtcaaatgtttttttttctgtacaggAGTAAACCCGTATAACCTTGAGGGTTTATCAGTGTATTTGTACgtaaataaacaaagttttttacaaacaaaaaatgcagTACTCAATGATTAAGAATGGAAACGTGGAACTTGATGTGTTAAatcaaaaaaaattgacgaaaGAGCAAAACACAGCCAAACGGGCCTTCAACACAGCGATAAAATCTTGCATCAAAAGTGaagcattttaaatatttaccgGCAAATCAGTACCAAAATAATTTTTACCATTCAATTCGTGTTTCCCAATCATGAAaaaagcttttgtttttttttaatcatttataacaTAATTCTGTCCAAAGCATTTTATCTTGAAATGTTCATAACTAATGATTTAAGGAGGCTCCTGGGTACAAAAActttagcaaaaaattaaacctttattttttcatttcaaattttatttattacacgtctattagttgttactttatgatatggtacaaaaaacaacccacaaaaatgatttggtttggccccagatgactttaaaacttgaaaaagctccaaattatctccctttggtgcgaAAATGCCTTTTTttgccttaaatttgaaatatcttttttaactcatcggtgacgtatattttttattattgttttcaaataaactgtacataaactaaattattgtaaaatttaagcgatttcttatattaggttatttttttatttttttatttcgatatttcctctttttctcctattagttcaacagaaaaaagggacattaacaaaaatgtatgttttttccAGAagcagattttagcttaaatgaacggtgaccccattttttatttcatttttcttttaagtatatgataaagttcatttatgaaaaaatatagcgaaatcctatattagaaaaaaaatcatttatacccaggagcccccttaatgATGactaatttattaaatttcaattttcaggGAACAATCGCGTTGGAGTTATTACAGGACGTACCAGATTTAGATGCGATATTAGTATCAGCTAGTGGAGGCGGAATGATATCTGGTATATCTATTGCTGCTAAATctatcaacaaaaatataaaaagtaatatttacaatttgttatattttcattacaatTACATTTGAACTAGTTTTTAAAGAGTAATAGATCACCAGAAAACGACATTCCAAACTTTACTTACACCTTAAATAAATCGTCCATaacctttttgaaaaaaaatcagttttagcGTCTATATGATATTACTTTGCAATTGGAATGAATAACtacattttattatacttcacgataaaatgccatattttgatttgttaagacgagggtgtcaatttactctatcacatggctgagcggttgacaattttttttaatgttaccctctcgtctagACCAGTCAGAAATCAATAATTCAAagaacaatgaattgaatttacatcaaggaATTAAATACAATGCTAAAGTTCAACGTTTTGGTTCAGATTTTATTATcgactgttaaaataaataaaataaaacattttgcttgacttttattgttttttttctaatgccCGTAACGATGTTATGAACGTGACGtcataaaaaatacttttaaaagaaaagtaatctgtaaaagccaataatgataggacattcagtataataaattaaataacacatagttGAGAGGGTGATAAAGCAGATTGGAACCCCCTCGAAaaggcattgtcaaccttggcttcgtcgcggttgacaatgttttctcggggtaccaatctgctctatcacactctcagctatgtgttatttaaacAATGTTTCAAAATTCAGTGAAACCTTGTAAAATACTagaattaaaatgtatacaacaGTAAATTGCAATTACTAATTTCAATGAAATGTCGTTCCTACGCACACCCTGGTTATTGAGAGGCAAGCCATATTCTGTCAATAAAATTGCATTATTTCTGTTTCAGTTTTTATGGTAGAACCCCAAGGTAAAATGGCTGAGGAGAGCTTAAGGGCaggtaaatatttcaattttatattacaGGAATGAGCTGACAACATATCGTTAATTTTTCTGCGTAATCTGCTTGATCACCTTTCATCGCCCACTTTTATTGGATAACTGTATGTTTCGTTTTGCTTAGTTTTTCGTTACCTAGGTAGTacttattatttcaataaatagcTATTAAGATGATATTCATTAATTATAATTGtgataacaattataaaaaagaatatgttttgCAAGAACAAGAAAATTTTACACTATCTTTGAATTCacaattgtttgatttcatgtttgaaattgTTGTTTCCGGCcctttttttgaaatacaacCGAAgatgatttttatattaaagatagTTATCAATTGACTATTAGCAAACAAATTCAAGCGCAAAGAcca from Mytilus trossulus isolate FHL-02 chromosome 8, PNRI_Mtr1.1.1.hap1, whole genome shotgun sequence includes the following:
- the LOC134681810 gene encoding probable serine racemase yields the protein MSRREDIDCIHKAHERIKPFVHKTPIYTNSTFNNLIGKEAFFKCENLQKTGSFKARGALNTILKLKEQTPDLKGVVAYSSGNHGLATAWASRLAEVKCSVVVPKTTNEFKVTAIQGYGAEVVTCEYDPISRLKACETIAANEGYEIIHTSDHYDIIHGQGTIALELLQDVPDLDAILVSASGGGMISGISIAAKSINKNIKIFMVEPQGKMAEESLRAGNRLWPNPPQFIDTIAEGLMSQQLGNLTVPIICRFVEKEVFTVGNEDIINGMVFSFRYMKMAIEAAAGATVAAAMSEKLKQMDPGIKKIGVILCGGNVDMLKLPWYSKT